GCCGCAGCTCGTTGGTGAATGAATACGAGCCCAGGCTCAGGCGCCACTTCACCGGAGTGCCGTTCGTCCCAGGCGTCTCCACGTAGAAGACGTAGCGGACGGCCCAGTCCCCCTCGAGCTTGAAGTGCTCCGCCACCATCACCGTCGCCGCGCCCTCCTGGAACTGCTCGCGGACGAAGAAGGGGCTGTCCACCTTGCCCTCGTCGTTCAGCTTCACCAGCCTGGCGCGCGCGGCGTCGCGCTCCTGGAGCTGCTTCAGCGCTTCGTGCTCCTGCACCAGCTTCGCGAGCGTGCGCCAGTCCTCGGGCATCGCATGGGCGGCGGCCTGGAAGTGCGCCAGCGCTCGCTCATGGTCCCCGTGGTTCTGGTACGCCTGAGCGATGTTGTACTGGAGCATCGGCTGGCGCGGATGCTGGGGCGTCGTCTTGGCCAGCCACTGAAGCGCTTCGGCTTCGCTCCCCTCTTCCAGGAGCATCAGGCCGAGGTTGCCCGAGGACTCCGCATCCGCCGGGTCCAACGCAATCGCATGTTCAAAGGCCTTCCGCGCCTTGTCCTTCTCCTGGGCTGTCACCAGCGCCTCGCCCAGCGCGGACCAGTACTTCACCGTCCGGGGTGCCAGCTCGGTCGCGCGGGTCAGCTCCGCGATGGAGCCCTGCAGGTCCTGTGTGTACCCGAGCGAAAAGCCCTTGAGGTAGTGGTACTCCGCGACGTCCGGCGCCAACGACAGGGCCTTATCGAACTCCTGCCCCGCCTCCGCGTCGCGCTCGCCATAGAAATACACACGTCCCAGGAGGTAATGCAGGTGCGCGTCCGCCGGATCCTTCTGGAGGG
This genomic stretch from Corallococcus caeni harbors:
- a CDS encoding tetratricopeptide repeat protein; amino-acid sequence: MPRSLVCLALLTLSVACRTAAPVAPDTVQLARTPAAAEWEKQLDAVRFAPASPAQQQTFARIQKELEAALQKDPADAHLHYLLGRVYFYGERDAEAGQEFDKALSLAPDVAEYHYLKGFSLGYTQDLQGSIAELTRATELAPRTVKYWSALGEALVTAQEKDKARKAFEHAIALDPADAESSGNLGLMLLEEGSEAEALQWLAKTTPQHPRQPMLQYNIAQAYQNHGDHERALAHFQAAAHAMPEDWRTLAKLVQEHEALKQLQERDAARARLVKLNDEGKVDSPFFVREQFQEGAATVMVAEHFKLEGDWAVRYVFYVETPGTNGTPVKWRLSLGSYSFTNELRPPGVTERTFHFDGYEEDNSHLTFAFFRGEPSYEDTRELAVAILRGEVKPVSGTRVNRE